A part of Cloacibacillus sp. genomic DNA contains:
- the rpsG gene encoding 30S ribosomal protein S7: MPRKGHVKKRITPPDSVYASPAITKFINCLMLDGKKSTAERIFYGALDLAGSRLNIEPAEVFEKAMTNVRPLVEVRPRRVGGATYQVPVEVKPDRAQALAIRWIINFSRSRKGIPMVERLARELGDACKGEGGSVKKREDTHRMAEANRAFAHYRW; the protein is encoded by the coding sequence ATGCCGCGTAAAGGTCATGTAAAAAAACGTATTACACCGCCCGATTCAGTCTACGCGAGCCCCGCGATTACGAAATTCATCAACTGCCTGATGCTCGACGGCAAGAAGAGTACGGCGGAGAGAATTTTTTACGGAGCACTGGATCTGGCCGGAAGCAGACTCAATATAGAGCCTGCCGAGGTGTTTGAGAAGGCTATGACGAATGTTCGTCCTCTGGTCGAAGTTCGTCCCCGCCGCGTCGGCGGCGCGACCTATCAGGTTCCCGTTGAAGTGAAACCTGACAGGGCGCAGGCGCTGGCAATTCGCTGGATAATCAACTTCTCACGCTCACGCAAGGGAATCCCGATGGTAGAGCGCCTCGCGCGCGAACTTGGGGATGCCTGCAAGGGCGAGGGCGGTTCGGTTAAGAAGCGTGAGGATACGCACCGTATGGCGGAAGCCAACCGTGCATTTGCCCATTACCGTTGGTAG